CGTTGCAGGCCGGACTCGGGTTCAGCGGCACCGGCGGTGAACGCACCGACCCGCTGCGGCGCGGTCCGGAGCCGGAACTCGCCGTGCTGCGCGGTGCCGCCCGGTTCGCCGCCGGGGCGGCCGGCCGGGTCATCGTCGCCGAGCCGCCCCGCTGGCGGGTCGAGCCGACGACCTGGGAGGTCCCGGGCGGCCGGGCCCGGCTGCTGCGCTGGTGCGTGCCGCCGGGCGAGCCCTACCCGGCGGGGGCGGTGCTGGCCCACGTACGGACTCCCGACGAGCGGGTCTTCGAGCTCACCGCCGCCCAGCACGGCCGCCAGCTCGGGCAGCAGTCCGCCCCCGGTGACCTGGTCGGGCCGGTGCTGGTGGTGGCCAGCGCCAAGGACGCGTTGGCTCTGCAGCGCCAGCCGCCACCCCGGCGGCGGCACCTGGAGTCGACCGGCTCGTGGCTGCTCAGCCCGGACCGGCTCAACCTCGTCGAGTGCGACCGGTCCGCCCGCGTCGTACGGCTGCGGGCGATCGCCGACGACACCGTGCTCGCCGAGTTCCGGCCCGACCACGGCACCAGTCAGGACTCCCGGGGCCGGGTGTTCATCGACCCGGACGGACGGTTGTCAGTCGTCGCCTGGGACACCGAGGGCTTCGTCTCGGTGTGGGACATCGAGACCGGCAAGCTCACCGCCCGCTTCCGGGATCCCGGTGAGCCGCATCGGCTGCTGGTCGACGAAAACCGGTGGCAGGCCGCCGTCGAAGGGCGGGGCAGGGCCGTCGGACGGTACCGGCGGACCGTCACCACCCTGTGGGACCTGCGCGGCGGCACCCGCGTCGACCGGATCACCGACGACAACTGGCACCAGCGGATGCCGGAGTTCGCCGAGCACAGCCGGGCGGAAGGACTGGCGACCGCCGGTACCAGCCCGGACGGGCAGTTGCGGGCGGGCGTGGTGGCCGGGATGGACGGCATCGCCGCGATCGTGCTGCACGACGCGTCGACCGGTCAGGAACTGTTCCGGGTGCTGGGCGGGACCGGGCAACGGGTCCGGGTCGGGTTCAGCGCCGACAGCCGGCACCTGCTGGCCAACTGGGAATCGGACGAGCGGAGCCTGATCGATGTCTGGGATGTCTGACCAGCCGGTCCTGGTGGTCGACTTCGGCACCACGTCGTCGGCGGCGGCGGTCGTGGTCGGCGAGACCAGTCACCTGGTGCCCGATCCGGTGACCGGCGCGGCGACCTGGCCGTCGGCGGTGCACTGGGACGGCGAGAGCATGATCGTCGGGGCGCTCGCCGAACGCCGCAAACGCTCCGAGCCGACCGCCTACGCGACCGAGTTCAAGCGTGGCATGGCCGCCGACGTACCGATGGTCCTCGGTGATCGGCGGTTCCGCCCGATCGAGCAGGTCGCGGCGGTACTGACCGCGCTACGGGCCGAGGCCGAACGCCGCTACGGCGCACCGGTGCGACGCACGGTGGTGACCATTCCCGCGTCGTACGGGCCGGACGATCCCCGCCGGGCCCAGATGATCGCTGCGGCGGAGGCCGCCGGGCTCGGGCCGGTCGAGCTGTTGCCGGAGCCGGTGGCCGCCGCGTTCGCCCCGGTCGCCGGACCGCCGCCGGTCCCCGGTGAACTGGTGCTCGTCTACGACCTCGGCGGCGGCACCTTCGACACGGCTCTGGTCCGGATCGACGAACGCTGGCACGAAGTCCTCGGGCATTCGGCGATCGACGACTGCGGGGGCCGCGACATCGACTCGCTGCTGGCCAACCGGATCCACTCCGACGGCCAACAGTGGCTGGCACCACTGCTGGTCAGCGCGGCCAACAGCCAGTCGGCACCGGCGACGTTGCGGCTCGGTATGGCGGTCACCGACTTCGCCAAACGGATCAAACATCAGCTCAGTGACACACCGACGGTCGAGGACTTCTTGCTGCCGGACACTCCGGCGTACCGGTTGACCCGGGCGGAACTCGCCGAGTTGGCGGCTCCGCTGCTGGACCGGACCATCGCCTGCTGTCGGCAACTGCTCGACGAACTCGGCGTACCGCCGGCCGGGCTCGGTTCGGTGTTGCTGGTCGGCGGCGGAGCCCGGATGCCCGCCGTCGCCGAGGCGGTGCACCACGCCTTCGGGCGGCCGCTGCGTCAGGTCGAGGAGCCGGAGTTGGCGACGGTGCTGGGTGCCGCGCGGTGGCTGCCGCGCAGCGGCCCGCGCACGATCCGGGCGTCGACCGACACCAGTCAGATGGTTCCGCTCTCCTTCGTCCTGCCCGGCGGGTGGGCCCAGCTGCTGCGTTGGTTGATCGTTCCGGGGCAGCCCTATCCGGCGGGGACCCCGCTGGCCCGGGTACGGCTCGCGGGTGGAACCCTGTGGGACCTGGTGGCCGCCACCCCGGGCACCATCGATCGGCTGCTGGTCCCGCCGGGCAGCGAGGTGGCCAGCCACCAGTGGCTGGCCCTCAGCACGTCCTGACCCGGACGCCGCGCGGCCCGACGTCACCGCCCTCGCCGCGCGGCCCGACGTCACCGTCTCGAGCGGTCAGCGTCGTCGTGGGGCGGTGAGCAGCCGGAACAGCGCCAGCCACTGCTCCGGCCAGAGCTCACCGGCCAAGGCCCCCGGCGGTATCCGGGTCGCCCGGACCGCCGCCGCGACCCGTTGCGCCGGATAGGCCCGCCGCAGCGATGCCGCCACCGAACCGCCGACACCGCCGAAGCCGATCTCCACCAGCCGCCGGTAGGCCGGTATCGACTGGGCCGGTAGCAACGGCACCGGGCGGCGGTCCAACCGCAGGATGCCCGAGGCAAC
The sequence above is a segment of the Solwaraspora sp. WMMD406 genome. Coding sequences within it:
- a CDS encoding Hsp70 family protein is translated as MTEPILVVDVGTSGTRVALVVGDQTTLVKEPASGAASWPSSVCLADDGFLVGTPAEVRKRAIPRRYIDGPRRAVDAQASMWLEHREVTGVEALSAYLTVIGAETRQLYGGPVDRLTLTVPAEYLPGDPRRDAMIAIGEATGFRDVELLPATVAIALDPLTDGDLPAGALVLVCDLGATWTTAVVQVYGSHSVQLAQQTCAAGRELDALLINDLRTEGRSWLEPMLAAPGDAGLRAYYEAIDFTRRLKHQLVDTEEVVDHLTPLTPPYRLTRGWLDAFAEPALRWLVDSAQDVLATVGASPADITAVMVAGGGAYLPAVHPTLQAGLGFSGTGGERTDPLRRGPEPELAVLRGAARFAAGAAGRVIVAEPPRWRVEPTTWEVPGGRARLLRWCVPPGEPYPAGAVLAHVRTPDERVFELTAAQHGRQLGQQSAPGDLVGPVLVVASAKDALALQRQPPPRRRHLESTGSWLLSPDRLNLVECDRSARVVRLRAIADDTVLAEFRPDHGTSQDSRGRVFIDPDGRLSVVAWDTEGFVSVWDIETGKLTARFRDPGEPHRLLVDENRWQAAVEGRGRAVGRYRRTVTTLWDLRGGTRVDRITDDNWHQRMPEFAEHSRAEGLATAGTSPDGQLRAGVVAGMDGIAAIVLHDASTGQELFRVLGGTGQRVRVGFSADSRHLLANWESDERSLIDVWDV
- a CDS encoding Hsp70 family protein, with the translated sequence MSGMSDQPVLVVDFGTTSSAAAVVVGETSHLVPDPVTGAATWPSAVHWDGESMIVGALAERRKRSEPTAYATEFKRGMAADVPMVLGDRRFRPIEQVAAVLTALRAEAERRYGAPVRRTVVTIPASYGPDDPRRAQMIAAAEAAGLGPVELLPEPVAAAFAPVAGPPPVPGELVLVYDLGGGTFDTALVRIDERWHEVLGHSAIDDCGGRDIDSLLANRIHSDGQQWLAPLLVSAANSQSAPATLRLGMAVTDFAKRIKHQLSDTPTVEDFLLPDTPAYRLTRAELAELAAPLLDRTIACCRQLLDELGVPPAGLGSVLLVGGGARMPAVAEAVHHAFGRPLRQVEEPELATVLGAARWLPRSGPRTIRASTDTSQMVPLSFVLPGGWAQLLRWLIVPGQPYPAGTPLARVRLAGGTLWDLVAATPGTIDRLLVPPGSEVASHQWLALSTS